A region of Etheostoma cragini isolate CJK2018 chromosome 2, CSU_Ecrag_1.0, whole genome shotgun sequence DNA encodes the following proteins:
- the sirt7 gene encoding NAD-dependent protein deacetylase sirtuin-7: METEADTGVSSRTERKALEKANILQRERERKIFRLVARVLKKPEADRSEEEAAALLLHGETVAELCKRQVRSNVLKRKQEEMFDDADELKSKVRQLAVAVKQAKHLVVYTGAGISTAASIPDYRGPNGVWTQLQKGRTVSSSDLSKAEPTLTHMCVRMLHKEKLVQHVVSQNCDGLHLRSGLPRHALSELHGNMFIEVCTSCSPVREYVRLFDVTERTSLHRHGTCRRCSHCGSELRDTIVHFGERGTLEQPLNWKGAAEAAKMADVILCLGSSLKVLKKYACLWCMNRPASKRPKLYIVNLQWTPKDDLAELKIHGKCDEVMSLLMEELNIQIPVYDRLEDPIFSLATPLRLEEVDSHSREIISPLDGREDCLPESREQAEEATAVQGGWFGRGYGKGRKKKKKSA, from the exons atggaAACGGAGGCAGACACCGGCGTTTCTTCGCGGACGGAGAGGAAAGCTTTGGAAAAGGCCAACATACTTCAACGAGAACGCGAGAGGAAGATATTTAGACTG GTTGCTCGAGTCCTGAAGAAACCGGAGGCTGATCGGTCGGAGGAGGAGGCAGCTGCGTTACTACTGCACGGAGAAACTGTGGCGGAGCTCTGCAAGCGACAAGTCCGCTCAAATGTCCTCAAGAGGAAGCAGGAGGAG ATGTTTGATGATGCCGATGAGCTGAAGAGTAAAGTCAGACAGCTCGCTGTGGCAgtcaaacaagcaaaacatCTGGTGGTATACACCGGAGCCGGTATCAGTACA GCAGCTTCCATCCCAGACTACAGGGGGCCTAATGGTGTGTGGACACAGCTACAGAAGGGACGGACAGTCAG TTCATCTGACCTGAGTAAAGCTGAGCCGACCCTCACGCACATGTGTGTTAGGATGCTACATAAGGAAAAGCTG GTACAGCATGTTGTTTCTCAAAACTGTGATGGACTTCACTTGCGCAGTGGTCTGCCCAGACATGCCCTGTCTGAGCTTCATGGAAACATGTTTATTGAG GTATGTACATCCTGTTCCCCGGTCAGGGAGTACGTGCGCTTGTTTGACGTGACGGAGCGGACGTCGCTGCACCGCCATGGGACGTGCCGCAGGTGCAGCCACTGTGGTAGTGAACTCAGGGACACCATAGTGCATTTTGGGGAGCGAGGAACTCTAGAGCAACCTCTCAACTGGAAGGGAGCTGCAGAAGCTGCCAAGATGGCAGATGTTATCCTCTGCCTTGGCTCCAGTTTGAAG GTGCTGAAGAAATACGCTTGTTTGTGGTGCATGAACAGACCAGCAAGCAAAAGGCCCAAACTCTACATTGTCAACCTCCAG TGGACACCAAAAGATGATCTGGCTGAGCTGAAAATTCATGGCAAGTGTGATGAGGTAATGAGTCTCCTAATGGAGGAGCTGAACATTCAGATTCCTGTATATGACAG GTTAGAGGACCCTATCTTTAGTCTAGCCACACCTTTGCGGCTAGAAGAAGTCGACAGCCATTCTCGTGAGATCATATCTCCCCTTGATGGGCGGGAGGACTGCTTACCTGAGTCTAGAGAGCAGGCAGAAGAAGCCACAGCTGTGCAGGGTGGCTGGTTTGGAAGAGGCTATGgcaaaggaagaaagaaaaagaaaaaatcagcATGA
- the si:ch73-100l22.3 gene encoding uncharacterized protein si:ch73-100l22.3 isoform X2: MEDYEKFVQRRLSHLRKSEEEHSKPLPASSLIRFYGQPILPPLLSGEQREKMQQHRDAAQTADVQRKLKEDSRMAYVQTILHSVQLRKTPTLEELLQETENNTKSSYSHDNSGGSVSQSNLFIRPTDDLSLFPPTGRKEQNGVPLPPLTSTTYSAFFTSTVTPQQSYQERCLIDQHYKQHGSQPSSLNGVSHRSVSSGYLTFENTTSVSERISAERESHGFGSSDGAYKNNMGGFFLHSTSETIAKMPDIISHPPIDGEELERSGLEASICNNIIGVKDICCPLLQEESVICDHLPVETSDSRDLDSTEVEVNLPCNTVPDTEEDQRLGRIEGPVSSLENSDISDNLESSQTSSPPRIPTAELHIPHDSREFEPADNHVDESKPSEEPYRLSLQALLKKSQEYRRRQRMLRNQAKTTKIQERTQEQTRARAEEQSLSDKENDEFPYKGIVTADGKKTKERRDTSQNKSLENERVIESEFFGEKANFKSQSPHLTGHGNTKEITSVEEETVLKNNKLNISQEILTEPKQMNTFPQQQQPTSIETLLIQEAFYLTNCPKAFYSGVGKYHTIPAPNFCRSPVNCKSKGSIQDGDDGEAVNVAKISKRNVLVDTGLSEDHNVDEVNPGHKNSNSGVPFTGNLMVEGDVTSISARSSQHIDQLESNLSSLKVMISDLESTLTGNLKNHSQTESNTHSEVTFKGIQHSRQSDCDYWEDKLSNVDDSNEAEQDQKYREWQRRQLLDNFKNMQEDTETELNNSDTDNVSLITEVKETEAVNASELRLIKTLATERGKEKGTCKEGLAKSHGQRGGCRMPTAKCILSVSQQQRIPNVLRNVPSATMVSPNVSVPLGTSNHPVESRNETAVDGHDSTYSTSINQSYDVEAPSGLWLLEGSGSDMGSKGHLVQEKHLTPESGGESQGGVSKVKRRLLMHVAKETRSADVSRGATSVLRPNASTPRVAEPLAAVRWYEGHGGQDKQEQLKQTHAAQVRALQDEHRRQQEELLQPSSPLLEHCRPLLLAAVKGFLARRLLKTERVAQLVRTIRDTHQFLQALQRQSPGRGEFHSRQDLLLQERVTLQLRAARYEVHDIFFSLSAGERMQLINWDRELARERELRRQNGHTGNPRGKSSLSTATQKSLERKRGMIIQKKVAERHTGVVKKNGHNTGLSAEQPKETKRGQLRAKPQRVPKDTYSSRPR, translated from the exons ATGGAGGACTACGAGAAGTTTGTGCAGCGTCGTCTCTCCCATCTGAGGAAAAGTGAGGAGGAACACAGCAAACCTTTACCTGCATCCTCGCTCATCCGCTTCTATGGACAACCCATCCTTCCTCCCCTG CTCTCAggggagcagagagagaagatgCAGCAACACAGAGATGCAGCACAGACAGCTGATGTCCAAAGAAAGTTGAAGGAGGATTCAAGAATGGCCTATGTGCAAACTATCCTACACAGTGTTCAG CTGAGGAAGACGCCAACACTGGAGGAGTTGCTTCaagagacagaaaataacacaaaatctTCATATTCCCATGACAACAGTGGTGGGTCAGTGTCGCAGAGCAATTTATTCATAAGACCGACGGATGATCTTTCGCTTTTTCCACCAACCGGAAGAAAAGAACAGAATGGTGTTCCTCTTCCACCGTTGACATCAACTACATATAGTGCCTTTTTCACTTCTACTGTGACACCTCAGCAAAGTTACCAGGAAAGATGCCTTATTGACCAACATTACAAGCAACATGGATCACAGCCAAGTTCCCTTAATGGCGTAAGCCACCGATCAGTATCCTCCGGCTACTTGACCTTTGAAAACACCACCAGTGTCTCTGAAAGGATtagtgcagagagagagagccatgGCTTTGGCTCCTCAGACGGAgcttataaaaataatatgggTGGCTTTTTCCTTCACAGCACCTCAGAGACAATTGCCAAGATGCCAGATATTATTAGCCACCCTCCCATAGATGGAGAGGAATTAGAAAGGAGTGGACTGGAAGCATCTATTTGTAATAATATTATAGGAGTAAAAGACATTTGTTGCCCCTTGCTCCAGGAGGAATCAGTCATATGTGACCATTTACCAGTAGAGACATCTGATAGCAGGGATCTGGACAGCACAGAGGTTGAAGTTAACCTTCCCTGTAACACAGTACCCGACACTGAAGAAGATCAGCGTTTGGGCCGAATTGAGGGCCCAGTCTCTTCATtagaaaacagtgacatttcaGACAACCTGGAGTCATCACAGACATCAAGCCCTCCTCGCATTCCAACGGCAGAGCTGCATATTCCACACGACTCCAGAGAATTCGAACCAGCGGACAACCATGTAGATGAATCAAAGCCATCTGAGGAGCCTTATCGTCTGAGCCTCCAGGCCTTGTTAAAGAAATCTCAGGAGTATCGGCGGCGCCAGCGGATGCTTAGGAACCAAGCCAAAACTACTAAAATTCAGGAGAGGACCCAAGAACAGACAAGAGCAAGGGCAGAGGAGCAGAGCCTCTCCGATAAGGAGAATGACGAGTTCCCTTACAAGGGAATTGTGACTGCAGATGGGAAGAAAACTAAAGAGAGGAGAGATACCTCACAAAATAAATCCTTGGAAAATGAGAGGGTGATTGAGAGTGAGTTTTTTGGGGAAAAGGCTAACTTTAAATCTCAAAGCCCCCACTTAACAGGACATGGAAATACTAAGGAAATAACTAGTGTTGAGGAGGAAACAGTCCTAAAAAATAATAAGCTGAACATTTCACAAGAAATCCTAACAGAGCCTAAACAAATGAACACCTTCCCCCAGCAACAGCAGCCCACGTCAATAGAGACCTTGCTTATTCAGGAAGCCTTTTACTTGACCAATTGTCCCAAAGCTTTTTATAGTGGAGTAGGGAAATATCACACAATCCCAGCCCCTAATTTCTGTAGGAGTCCTGTGAATTGCAAAAGCAAAGGCAGTATCCAAGATGGAGATGATGGAGAAGCTGTTAATGTGGCCAAGATCTCTAAGAGGAACGTTTTGGTGGATACTGGTTTGAGCGAAGACCACAATGTTGATGAAGTGAACCCGGGACATAAAAACAGTAACTCTGGAGTTCCTTTTACTGGGAATCTCATGGTTGAAGGTGATGTAACAAGCATTTCAGCCAGGAGTTCACAGCACATAGATCAGCTTGAGTCCAACCTTTCCAGTCTAAAAGTAATGATCTCTGATCTGGAGTCCACATTGACAGGGAACTTAAAGAATCACAGCCAAACTGAGAGCAACACTCACAGTGAGGTCACTTTTAAAGGCATCCAGCACTCTCGTCAAAGTGATTGTGACTACTGGGAGGACAAACTGAGCAATGTTGATGACAGCAATGAAGCAGAGCAAGACCAAAAGTACAGAGAGTGGCAGAGAAGACAATTATTAGACAATTTTAAGAACATGCAGGAAGATACAGAAACTGAACTAAACAATAGTGACACAGACAATGTTTCTCTCATAACAGAGGTAAAAGAAACTGAGGCAGTTAACGCAAGCGAGCTCAGACTAATCAAAACCTTAGctacagagagaggaaaggaaaaagggACATGTAAAGAAGGACTTGCAAAGAGTCACGGACAGCGTGGCGGCTGTAGAATGCCTACAGCGAAATGCATCCTCTCTGTGTCACAGCAGCAGCGAATTCCCAATGTATTGAGAAATGTGCCATCTGCAACCATGGTTTCACCTAACGTCTCTGTGCCTTTGGGTACCAGTAACCATCCAGTGGAAAGTAGGAATGAGACAGCTGTAGATGGTCACGACTCTACCTACTCAACATCTATCAACCAGTCGTATGATGTGGAGGCACCGTCTGGCCTGTGGCTCCTCGAAGGGTCAGGGTCCGACATGGGCTCAAAAGGTCATCTTGTTCAAGAGAAACATCTGACCCCAGAGAGTGGGGGTGAAAGTCAGGGCGGGGTATCCAAAGTCAAACGGAGGCTGCTCATGCACGTGGCAAAGGAGACCAGGAGTGCAGATGTCAGCAGAGGAGCAACCTCTGTGCTCAGACCCAACGCCAGCACTCCTAGAG TTGCAGAGCCTTTAGCTGCAGTGCGGTGGTACGAAGGTCATGGCGGTCAAGACAAGCAGGAGCAACTAAAACAGACCCACGCTGCTCAGGTGAGAGCCCTGCAAGATGAACACAGGAGACAACAGGAAGAACTACTGCAG CCATCCAGCCCACTCTTAGAGCATTGCCGCCCCCTGCTGTTAGCAGCTGTGAAAGGTTTTCTAGCTCGCAGGCTGCTGAAGACTGAGAGAGTGGCGCAGCTGGTGCGCACCATCAGG gaCACACATCAGTTCCTGCAGGCCCTCCAGCGGCAGAGCCCTGGCAGAGGAGAGTTCCATAGCAGACAGGACCTTTTATTGCAGGAGAGAGTCACTCTGCAG CTGCGTGCTGCACGTTATGAGGTCCACGACATATTCTTCAGCCTGTCAGCTGGAGAGAGGATGCAGTTGATCAACTGGGACAGAGAGctggccagagagagagagctcagaCGACAG aaTGGGCATACGGGCAATCCCAGAGGAAAGAGTTCTCTgtcaactgcaacacagaagtcactggagaggaagagaggcatGAT AATCCAGAAAAAGGTAGCAGAAAGGCACACAGGAGTTGTGAAGAAGAATGGACACAATACTGGATTATCTGCCGAGCAGCCAAAGGAAACCAAACGAGGACAGTTAAGAGCAAAACCTCAGAGGGTCCCTAAGGACACTTACTCCTCCAGACCACGATGA
- the si:ch73-100l22.3 gene encoding uncharacterized protein si:ch73-100l22.3 isoform X1, with amino-acid sequence MEDYEKFVQRRLSHLRKSEEEHSKPLPASSLIRFYGQPILPPLLSGEQREKMQQHRDAAQTADVQRKLKEDSRMAYVQTILHSVQLRKTPTLEELLQETENNTKSSYSHDNSGGSVSQSNLFIRPTDDLSLFPPTGRKEQNGVPLPPLTSTTYSAFFTSTVTPQQSYQERCLIDQHYKQHGSQPSSLNGVSHRSVSSGYLTFENTTSVSERISAERESHGFGSSDGAYKNNMGGFFLHSTSETIAKMPDIISHPPIDGEELERSGLEASICNNIIGVKDICCPLLQEESVICDHLPVETSDSRDLDSTEVEVNLPCNTVPDTEEDQRLGRIEGPVSSLENSDISDNLESSQTSSPPRIPTAELHIPHDSREFEPADNHVDESKPSEEPYRLSLQALLKKSQEYRRRQRMLRNQAKTTKIQERTQEQTRARAEEQSLSDKENDEFPYKGIVTADGKKTKERRDTSQNKSLENERVIESEFFGEKANFKSQSPHLTGHGNTKEITSVEEETVLKNNKLNISQEILTEPKQMNTFPQQQQPTSIETLLIQEAFYLTNCPKAFYSGVGKYHTIPAPNFCRSPVNCKSKGSIQDGDDGEAVNVAKISKRNVLVDTGLSEDHNVDEVNPGHKNSNSGVPFTGNLMVEGDVTSISARSSQHIDQLESNLSSLKVMISDLESTLTGNLKNHSQTESNTHSEVTFKGIQHSRQSDCDYWEDKLSNVDDSNEAEQDQKYREWQRRQLLDNFKNMQEDTETELNNSDTDNVSLITEVKETEAVNASELRLIKTLATERGKEKGTCKEGLAKSHGQRGGCRMPTAKCILSVSQQQRIPNVLRNVPSATMVSPNVSVPLGTSNHPVESRNETAVDGHDSTYSTSINQSYDVEAPSGLWLLEGSGSDMGSKGHLVQEKHLTPESGGESQGGVSKVKRRLLMHVAKETRSADVSRGATSVLRPNASTPRVAEPLAAVRWYEGHGGQDKQEQLKQTHAAQVRALQDEHRRQQEELLQALAARYHLLQSVSFPCSMSSSRLRDTLAISTLSQPSSPLLEHCRPLLLAAVKGFLARRLLKTERVAQLVRTIRDTHQFLQALQRQSPGRGEFHSRQDLLLQERVTLQLRAARYEVHDIFFSLSAGERMQLINWDRELARERELRRQNGHTGNPRGKSSLSTATQKSLERKRGMIIQKKVAERHTGVVKKNGHNTGLSAEQPKETKRGQLRAKPQRVPKDTYSSRPR; translated from the exons ATGGAGGACTACGAGAAGTTTGTGCAGCGTCGTCTCTCCCATCTGAGGAAAAGTGAGGAGGAACACAGCAAACCTTTACCTGCATCCTCGCTCATCCGCTTCTATGGACAACCCATCCTTCCTCCCCTG CTCTCAggggagcagagagagaagatgCAGCAACACAGAGATGCAGCACAGACAGCTGATGTCCAAAGAAAGTTGAAGGAGGATTCAAGAATGGCCTATGTGCAAACTATCCTACACAGTGTTCAG CTGAGGAAGACGCCAACACTGGAGGAGTTGCTTCaagagacagaaaataacacaaaatctTCATATTCCCATGACAACAGTGGTGGGTCAGTGTCGCAGAGCAATTTATTCATAAGACCGACGGATGATCTTTCGCTTTTTCCACCAACCGGAAGAAAAGAACAGAATGGTGTTCCTCTTCCACCGTTGACATCAACTACATATAGTGCCTTTTTCACTTCTACTGTGACACCTCAGCAAAGTTACCAGGAAAGATGCCTTATTGACCAACATTACAAGCAACATGGATCACAGCCAAGTTCCCTTAATGGCGTAAGCCACCGATCAGTATCCTCCGGCTACTTGACCTTTGAAAACACCACCAGTGTCTCTGAAAGGATtagtgcagagagagagagccatgGCTTTGGCTCCTCAGACGGAgcttataaaaataatatgggTGGCTTTTTCCTTCACAGCACCTCAGAGACAATTGCCAAGATGCCAGATATTATTAGCCACCCTCCCATAGATGGAGAGGAATTAGAAAGGAGTGGACTGGAAGCATCTATTTGTAATAATATTATAGGAGTAAAAGACATTTGTTGCCCCTTGCTCCAGGAGGAATCAGTCATATGTGACCATTTACCAGTAGAGACATCTGATAGCAGGGATCTGGACAGCACAGAGGTTGAAGTTAACCTTCCCTGTAACACAGTACCCGACACTGAAGAAGATCAGCGTTTGGGCCGAATTGAGGGCCCAGTCTCTTCATtagaaaacagtgacatttcaGACAACCTGGAGTCATCACAGACATCAAGCCCTCCTCGCATTCCAACGGCAGAGCTGCATATTCCACACGACTCCAGAGAATTCGAACCAGCGGACAACCATGTAGATGAATCAAAGCCATCTGAGGAGCCTTATCGTCTGAGCCTCCAGGCCTTGTTAAAGAAATCTCAGGAGTATCGGCGGCGCCAGCGGATGCTTAGGAACCAAGCCAAAACTACTAAAATTCAGGAGAGGACCCAAGAACAGACAAGAGCAAGGGCAGAGGAGCAGAGCCTCTCCGATAAGGAGAATGACGAGTTCCCTTACAAGGGAATTGTGACTGCAGATGGGAAGAAAACTAAAGAGAGGAGAGATACCTCACAAAATAAATCCTTGGAAAATGAGAGGGTGATTGAGAGTGAGTTTTTTGGGGAAAAGGCTAACTTTAAATCTCAAAGCCCCCACTTAACAGGACATGGAAATACTAAGGAAATAACTAGTGTTGAGGAGGAAACAGTCCTAAAAAATAATAAGCTGAACATTTCACAAGAAATCCTAACAGAGCCTAAACAAATGAACACCTTCCCCCAGCAACAGCAGCCCACGTCAATAGAGACCTTGCTTATTCAGGAAGCCTTTTACTTGACCAATTGTCCCAAAGCTTTTTATAGTGGAGTAGGGAAATATCACACAATCCCAGCCCCTAATTTCTGTAGGAGTCCTGTGAATTGCAAAAGCAAAGGCAGTATCCAAGATGGAGATGATGGAGAAGCTGTTAATGTGGCCAAGATCTCTAAGAGGAACGTTTTGGTGGATACTGGTTTGAGCGAAGACCACAATGTTGATGAAGTGAACCCGGGACATAAAAACAGTAACTCTGGAGTTCCTTTTACTGGGAATCTCATGGTTGAAGGTGATGTAACAAGCATTTCAGCCAGGAGTTCACAGCACATAGATCAGCTTGAGTCCAACCTTTCCAGTCTAAAAGTAATGATCTCTGATCTGGAGTCCACATTGACAGGGAACTTAAAGAATCACAGCCAAACTGAGAGCAACACTCACAGTGAGGTCACTTTTAAAGGCATCCAGCACTCTCGTCAAAGTGATTGTGACTACTGGGAGGACAAACTGAGCAATGTTGATGACAGCAATGAAGCAGAGCAAGACCAAAAGTACAGAGAGTGGCAGAGAAGACAATTATTAGACAATTTTAAGAACATGCAGGAAGATACAGAAACTGAACTAAACAATAGTGACACAGACAATGTTTCTCTCATAACAGAGGTAAAAGAAACTGAGGCAGTTAACGCAAGCGAGCTCAGACTAATCAAAACCTTAGctacagagagaggaaaggaaaaagggACATGTAAAGAAGGACTTGCAAAGAGTCACGGACAGCGTGGCGGCTGTAGAATGCCTACAGCGAAATGCATCCTCTCTGTGTCACAGCAGCAGCGAATTCCCAATGTATTGAGAAATGTGCCATCTGCAACCATGGTTTCACCTAACGTCTCTGTGCCTTTGGGTACCAGTAACCATCCAGTGGAAAGTAGGAATGAGACAGCTGTAGATGGTCACGACTCTACCTACTCAACATCTATCAACCAGTCGTATGATGTGGAGGCACCGTCTGGCCTGTGGCTCCTCGAAGGGTCAGGGTCCGACATGGGCTCAAAAGGTCATCTTGTTCAAGAGAAACATCTGACCCCAGAGAGTGGGGGTGAAAGTCAGGGCGGGGTATCCAAAGTCAAACGGAGGCTGCTCATGCACGTGGCAAAGGAGACCAGGAGTGCAGATGTCAGCAGAGGAGCAACCTCTGTGCTCAGACCCAACGCCAGCACTCCTAGAG TTGCAGAGCCTTTAGCTGCAGTGCGGTGGTACGAAGGTCATGGCGGTCAAGACAAGCAGGAGCAACTAAAACAGACCCACGCTGCTCAGGTGAGAGCCCTGCAAGATGAACACAGGAGACAACAGGAAGAACTACTGCAG gcaTTGGCAGCACGTTACCATCTCCTCCAGAGCGTGTCCTTCCCTTGCTCCATGTCAAGCTCACGTCTTCGGGACACGTTGGCAATTTCTACCCTCTCTCAG CCATCCAGCCCACTCTTAGAGCATTGCCGCCCCCTGCTGTTAGCAGCTGTGAAAGGTTTTCTAGCTCGCAGGCTGCTGAAGACTGAGAGAGTGGCGCAGCTGGTGCGCACCATCAGG gaCACACATCAGTTCCTGCAGGCCCTCCAGCGGCAGAGCCCTGGCAGAGGAGAGTTCCATAGCAGACAGGACCTTTTATTGCAGGAGAGAGTCACTCTGCAG CTGCGTGCTGCACGTTATGAGGTCCACGACATATTCTTCAGCCTGTCAGCTGGAGAGAGGATGCAGTTGATCAACTGGGACAGAGAGctggccagagagagagagctcagaCGACAG aaTGGGCATACGGGCAATCCCAGAGGAAAGAGTTCTCTgtcaactgcaacacagaagtcactggagaggaagagaggcatGAT AATCCAGAAAAAGGTAGCAGAAAGGCACACAGGAGTTGTGAAGAAGAATGGACACAATACTGGATTATCTGCCGAGCAGCCAAAGGAAACCAAACGAGGACAGTTAAGAGCAAAACCTCAGAGGGTCCCTAAGGACACTTACTCCTCCAGACCACGATGA